The following proteins are encoded in a genomic region of Neomicrococcus aestuarii:
- a CDS encoding MFS transporter gives MYSVGLGAVSPIVSLTALSLGASTGLAAAMITIIGLGSLCMNVPASLLTSRFGERTTMIGAAAWAAIGMGVALWSEHLPLLAVGIFFVGMAGAAFNLARQSYLAEVIAPAQRARAMSTLGGTLRIGSLIGPFAAAGVMIPLGLDGAYWVGLISMLVALVVCWWIPELLTHERDTPLPDSGASSSKDSPSSKDSPSSQPSQGSHTRHVAKEPLSPLPRGTSVRAVAKRHARVFGTVGIGVVLISGVRAARVAVVPLWADAIGLEPSVAALIYGLSGLIEVFVFYPAGKLMDQRGRVFVAVPSMALMGVALVFLPFTDGVVSLAIVAMLLGFGNGLGSGIVMTLGADYAPAATRPQFLGLWRLGSDTGIMAMPLILSTVTATASLASGIWVVSAAAFLGALILGIFIPRTPRQA, from the coding sequence CTGTACTCGGTAGGGTTGGGGGCCGTTTCGCCCATCGTGTCCTTGACGGCACTTTCTTTGGGCGCTTCCACCGGACTGGCGGCGGCGATGATCACCATCATCGGTCTGGGATCGCTGTGCATGAACGTGCCCGCGTCCCTTCTGACCTCACGCTTTGGCGAGCGCACCACCATGATTGGGGCTGCTGCGTGGGCTGCGATCGGAATGGGCGTGGCGCTGTGGTCGGAGCATTTGCCCTTGCTCGCGGTCGGTATCTTCTTTGTGGGCATGGCCGGCGCGGCCTTCAATTTGGCGCGCCAAAGCTACCTCGCCGAAGTCATCGCCCCCGCTCAGCGCGCACGAGCGATGTCCACGCTCGGCGGGACGTTGCGCATCGGTTCGCTCATCGGTCCGTTCGCCGCGGCGGGCGTCATGATTCCGTTAGGGCTCGACGGCGCCTATTGGGTGGGTCTCATCTCGATGCTCGTCGCCCTCGTGGTGTGCTGGTGGATCCCGGAACTGCTCACCCACGAGCGCGATACGCCGCTTCCCGACAGCGGGGCATCATCTTCGAAAGACTCACCGTCTTCGAAAGACTCACCGTCGTCGCAACCCTCGCAAGGTTCGCATACCCGTCACGTAGCAAAGGAGCCGCTCTCCCCGCTACCTCGCGGAACCTCGGTGCGTGCTGTAGCGAAGCGGCACGCAAGGGTCTTCGGGACGGTGGGCATCGGCGTCGTGCTTATTTCAGGAGTCCGAGCCGCCCGCGTCGCAGTGGTCCCGCTGTGGGCGGACGCAATAGGTTTGGAGCCGTCCGTCGCAGCCCTCATTTATGGGCTGTCCGGGCTGATTGAGGTGTTCGTGTTTTACCCCGCGGGCAAGCTCATGGATCAGCGTGGCCGCGTGTTTGTGGCGGTTCCGAGCATGGCGCTTATGGGCGTTGCGCTCGTGTTCTTGCCGTTCACTGATGGCGTGGTGAGCCTCGCGATCGTGGCGATGCTGCTGGGTTTCGGCAACGGTCTGGGCTCGGGAATCGTGATGACGCTGGGCGCCGACTACGCGCCCGCCGCCACTCGACCGCAGTTCTTGGGGCTGTGGCGGCTCGGCTCGGATACGGGCATCATGGCGATGCCGCTCATCCTCTCCACCGTCACCGCGACGGCGAGCCTTGCGTCCGGCATCTGGGTAGTCAGCGCCGCTGCCTTCCTGGGCGCGCTGATTCTGGGAATTTTCATTCCCCGCACGCCGCGGCAAGCCTGA